One genomic region from Xylocopa sonorina isolate GNS202 chromosome 8, iyXylSono1_principal, whole genome shotgun sequence encodes:
- the Uzip gene encoding beta-pore-forming protein unzipped → MSWQRVYLAVGLFGVLLLLTSADNSVHILSKYQLITSTTLNWLPRAYYHPSKEIIIGGFETQEVEDDAFNNQAEQSQTKRPLYVCRVLHTTVWVAGSQRGDEQRCTVTIHGSVQSYDKYELLENVDNAARVNWEYWDKYKGPLLGAVATEKMFVARHAVKDKNVTTPRYTHYIGTLNSQDIQGSISYVKDDGTEGTAKEGDVLVETEPIYYDLTRVKLNWPKKHVIKRTPVVLGDATIANNGPEAANMAEAFGYSYNYSMYWGQGHAILKGLNTSITLTNGTVLPQIMWGTKESLNRTDVYKVEVFLEPGTAINVTLKANYTNMEVPYTGTLISHYEDGETKSRVISGIRTEETMFDVKPEFGPIYFLSNYSLVPTTTVASTTEPSTTPIPQNVSKDSHHRKEMTENEEHDENMIIPPTKSDMSNIQSDDGGPLSLKNKVEVTYSGASLLRLNGLLIISLTTIVHRIT, encoded by the exons ATGTCTTGGCAAAGAGTCTACCTTGCTGTGGGACTGTTTGGTGTCCTACTGTTGCTGACGAGCGCGGACAACAGCGTGCACATTCTGTCCAAGTATCAATTGATCACCTCAACCACCCTGAATTGGCTGCCTCGCGCTTACTACCATCCCTCAAAGGAAATAATCATCGGTGGCTTTGAAACGCAAGAAGTCGAAG ACGACGCGTTCAACAATCAGGCGGAGCAATCCCAGACAAAGAGACCCCTGTACGTGTGCAGGGTGTTGCACACGACCGTCTGGGTGGCTGGTAGCCAGAGGGGCGACGAGCAACGATGCACCGTGACGATTCACGGCAGCGTGCAGTCGTACGATAAATACGAGTTGTTAGAAAACGTGGACAATGCCGCCCGCGTCAACTGGGAGTACTGGGATAAATACAAGGGTCCGCTATTGGGTGCCGTGGCCACGGAGAAGATGTTCGTCGCCCGGCATGCTGTTAAGGACAAAAACGTAACGACACCGAGGTACACCCATTATATCGGCACCTTGAATAGCCAAGACATTCAGGGGAGCATCAGCTACGTGAAAGAC GACGGCACCGAAGGAACCGCAAAAGAAGGCGACGTTCTTGTTGAGACGGAGCCGATCTACTATGATCTGACAAGGGTTAAATTGAATTGGCCTAAAAAGCATGTGATTAAACGTACACCCGTTGTGCTTGGCGACGCAACGATCGCCAATAATGGACCGGAAGCTGCAAACATGGCGGAAGCTTTCGGATATTCGTACAACTATTCCATGTACTGGGGTCAAGGCCATGCTATTCTGAAAGGCCTAAATACATCAATTACATTGACGAATGGTACAGTTTTGCCGCAAATAATGTGGGGCACCAAAGAATCTCTAAATCGTACTGATGTATACAA AGTGGAAGTGTTCCTCGAACCCGGCACAGCGATAAACGTAACTCTAAAAGCGAATTACACTAATATGGAGGTACCCTATACAGGAACATTAATCTCCCATTATGAAGACGGAGAGACGAAATCCCGCGTGATAAGCGGTATACGCACGGAAGAAACCATGTTCGATGTAAAACCCGAATTTGGACCTATTTATTTCCTCAGTAATTACAGTCTAGTTCCTACAACCACCGTGGCATCCACCACGGAGCCGAGCACCACTCCAATTCCGCAAAACGTGAGCAAGGACAGTCACCATCGGAAAGAGATGACAGAAAACGAGGAACACGATGAGAACATGATCATACCGCCAACGAAATCGGATATGTCCAATATACAGAGTGATGACGGAGGGCCGTTATCGTTGAAGAACAAAGTAGAGGTGACATACTCTGGAGCGTCTTTACTCAGATTAAATGGGCTGCTTATCATTTCGTTAACGACGATCGTTCATAGAATTACGTGA
- the Marcal1 gene encoding SWI/SNF-related matrix-associated actin-dependent regulator of chromatin subfamily A-like protein 1, with protein sequence MNYSLEEIEKKRLLALQRKKQSQIQNNLSGCTNTIRNNSLNSAGNNISSNATNVVVKQNQSLSANKPFGHGPLKYDLKTKFKNDLSRNNGKFQKQIGRFNPISTQNFFGNKQSNITGNCYMITDNRFALEISQYFTPLIETLKTIPSRSYDMKTKSWNFLLKDYENVMEKIINFKSDLQITGLPKSVLQIFRKNDIPKDGESMDLSNIDPQLLESLLPFQREGICYAISKKGRCMIADDMGLGKTIQALGIAYYFKDSWPLLIVVPSSVRYQWADAIYMFLPSVPAHHVHHFTSTKDLIDNNKIVITTYDLLVRATNVFERQRFGFVILDESHALKSVKTARFKAAQCIVSQAQHIILLSGTPALSRPIELYSQINLIMPNFIGYQEYGIRYCAGEKTSYGWNFSGSSNMQELQLLLKRTCVIRRLKNDVLNQLPSKKREVVILDPDLIAVGTKDIIKISKQLERKVLTGIERHTALLQYYHESGIAKQKAICDYVSKLFKNKQKCVIFAHHHNVLEAICDVAESMDIKYIRIDGKTNPERRKYLVDKFQECDSYIAAVLSIASANAGITLTAAQLVLFAELFWNPGILCQAEDRVHRIGQNDNVTIRYLVAKQTADDYLWPLIQRKMNVLNEVGLDQDFSLKDIDVTRNIPSSKQKQLEFFNEKYKHETDENVIQLNENKTKDSLLGSQSPTTEEYKELLELDNDSFDFCDWNDME encoded by the exons ATGAATTATTCTCTGGAGGAGATAGAAAAGAAGCGTTTATTAGCCTTGCAACGTAAAAAACAGTCCCAAATACAAAACAACCTATCTGGTTGTACAAATACTATACGAAACAATTCATTGAATTCTGCAGGAAATAATATTTCTTCCAATGCTACAAATGTTGTGGTTAAACAGAATCAATCGCTTAGTGCCAATAAACCTTTCGGTCATGGTCCATTAAAATATGACCttaaaacaaaatttaaaaatgatttaTCTAGGAATAATGGAAAATTCCAAAAACAAATAGGACGTTTTAATCCCATTTCAACACAGAATTTTTTTGGAAACAAACAATCTAATATTACAGGAAATTGTTACATGATAACTGATAATAGATTCGCATTAGAAATTTCACAATACTTCACTCCACTTATTGAAACATTAAAAACAATTCCAAGCAGATCATATG aCATGAAAACAAAAAGTTGGAACTTTCTTTTAAAGGACTATGAAAATGTAATGGAGAAAATTATAAATTTTAAATCTGACCTGCAAATTACAGGATTACCAAAATCAGTTCTTCAG ATATTTCGGAAAAATGATATACCAAAAGATGGTGAAAGTATGGATTTATCCAACATTGATCCCCAATTATTAGAGAGTCTACTGCCTTTTCAACGAGAAGGAATATG CTATGCGATATCTAAAAAAGGGCGTTGTATGATCGCCGATGATATGGGTTTGGGAAAAACCATTCAAGCATTGGGCATTGCATATTACTTCAAGGATAGTTGGCCTCTTCTTATTGTTGTACCATCCTCAGTCAG GTATCAATGGGCAGATGCAATATATATGTTTTTGCCATCTGTGCCTGCACATCACGTTCATCACTTTACGAGTACAAAAGATCTTATTGATAACAATAAAATCGTTATTACAACTTATGATCTCTTAGTGCGAGCCACGAACGTTTTTGAACGCCAACGGTTCGGTTTTGTGATTCTG GACGAATCTCACGCTTTAAAAAGTGTTAAAACTGCAAGATTCAAGGCTGCGCAATGCATAGTTTCGCAAGCACAACATATTATTTTGCTTTCTGGAACACCTGCATTATCAAGACCTATAGAACTATACTCCCAGATAAATCTTATAATGCCAAATTTTATAGG ATACCAGGAATATGGAATTCGATACTGTGCAGGAGAAAAAACTTCATACGGATGGAACTTCTCAGGATCGTCGAATATGCAAGAATTACAGTTATTATTAAAACGGACTTGTGTAATTCGAAGATTAAAAAATGATGTTTTAAATCAATTACCATCAAAAAAAAG GGAAGTTGTTATATTAGATCCAGATTTAATAGCAGTTGGAACCAAAGACATAATAAAAATATCCAAACAATTGGAACGAAAAGTTTTAACTGGTATAGAAAGACATACTGCTCTTTTACAGTATTATCATGAATCCGGTATTGCTAAACAAAAGGCTATATG CGATTATGTTTCTAAGCTGTTCAAAAATAAACAGAAATGTGTTATATTTGCTCACCATCATAATGTTCTGGAAGCCATTTGTGATGTTGCAGAATCCATGGATATAAA atATATTAGAATTGATGGCAAAACAAATCCTGAACGTAGAAAATATCTAGTCGATAAGTTTCAAGAATGTGACTCTTATATAGCAGCAGTATTATCAATTGCATCAGCAAACGCAGGAATTACGCTAACCGCCGCGCAACTCGTACTATTTGCGGAACTGTTTTGGAATCCTGGA atACTTTGTCAAGCAGAAGACAGAGTACATAGAATCGGTCAAAATGACAATGTCACCATTCGATATTTAGTTGCAAAACAAACGGCAGATGATTATTTATGGCCTTTAATTCAAAGAAAAATGAACGTATTAAATGAAGTTGGACTGGATCAAGACTTTTCCTTAAAGGATATTGACGTTACGAGGAATATACCAAGTTCAAAACAAAAACAACTAGAGTTCTTTAATGAAAAGTATAAACATGAGACTGATGAAAATGTAATACAATTGAATGAAAATAAAACAAAAGATAGTTTACTAGGAAGTCAATCTCCTACAACAGAAGAGTACAAGGAATTACTTGAACTCGACAATGATAGCTTTGATTTTTGCGATTGGAATGATATGGAATGA
- the LOC143426073 gene encoding serine/threonine-protein phosphatase 2A activator, whose translation MSTSKLPVSPDDHEFIVPKKSIKVPNDMAIWEKSEAYFEYLGFILALNESVQGKPLNVECSQSCVIGNVVQMLNEFDEWITQIPPTEQPQRFGNKSFRIWHEKLQQNGIEELQKVLPEKLHRAVPEIVQYLLESFGNPTRIDYGTGHEMAFIMFLCCMFKIGAFTQDDKVAVVVKIFNRYLELVRRLQLTYRMEPAGSHGVWSLDDYQFVPFIWGSAQLIGHPRLEPRHFVEPVVIQSFSKQYMFFGCIEFISKVKTGPFSEHSNQLWNVSAVPSWLKVNAGLIKMYRAEVLAKFPVIQHVLFGSLLSVKPASAPPVNKPCQDQPTQAPPRPQ comes from the exons ATGTCTACGTCGAAGTTACCAGTATCCC CCGACGACCATGAATTTATTGTCCCGAAAAAATCAATTAAAGTGCCAAATGATATGGCAATTTGGGAAAAATCTGAAGCATATTTT GAATACCTGGGATTTATATTGGCCTTAAATGAATCGGTTCAAGGAAAACCTTTAAATGTTGAATGCTCACAAAGTTGTGTAATAGGAAATGTTGTTCAAATGCTTAACGAGTTTGATGAATGGATAACGCAGATACCCCCTACCGAGCAGCCTCAACGTTTTGGCAATAAATCATTTAGAATATGGCATGAAAAATTACAGCAG AATGGAATAGAAGAATTACAAAAAGTATTACCTGAAAAATTGCATAGAGCAGTTCCAGAGATAGttcaatatttacttgaaagttTTGGCAATCCAACGCGTATAGATTATGGCACAGGACATGAAATGGCATTTATAATGTTCTTATGTTGTATGTTCAAAATTGGAGCTTTTACGCAAGATGATAAAGTTGCTGTAGttgtaaaaatatttaatag atATTTGGAATTAGTACGTAGATTACAGTTGACTTATCGGATGGAACCAGCAGGTAGTCATGGTGTATGGAGCTTAGATGATTACCAATTTGTTCCTTTTATATGGGGAAGTGCTCAATTAATTG GACATCCTCGTTTAGAACCTCGTCATTTTGTAGAGCCAGTTGTTATTCAATCATTCAGCAAGCAGTACATGTTTTTTGGTTGTATCGAATTTATTTCAAAG GTGAAGACAGGTCCATTTTCCGAACATTCAAATCAATTATGGAATGTTAGTGCAGTACCTTCATGGCTAAAAGTAAACGCCGGCCTTATCAAGATGTATAGGGCTGAA GTTCTGGCAAAGTTTCCTGTTATTCAACACGTTCTTTTTGGATCTTTACTATCGGTAAAACCTGCGTCTGCTCCTCCTGTTAACAAGCCTTGTCAAGATCAACCTACACAAGCACCACCACGTCCTCAGTAA
- the Amacr gene encoding alpha-methylacyl-CoA racemase has product MPLKGIKVLELAGLAPGPFCGMLLADFGASVTRVDKINGSFNTNDSLGHGKKSIALNLKTSQGVDIFKKLSNQSDVLIDPYRPGVMERMKLGPEELMKTNNKLIYARLTGFGHSGPYANMAGHDINYVAVSGLLSLFGRHGQKPTPPVNMIADFGGGGLMCAFGIILALFERNKSNIGQIIDASMVEGSAYLGSWLFRSQNVPGLWGNPRGKNILDSGTHFYDTYETKDKQYICVGALEPEFYKILLEKLDISSVEVPQFGEFEKNRKKLEEIFKQKTQAEWCAIFDGTDACVTPVLNLKDVSLHAHNKERNTFTTESGGLVTPNPAPRLSRTPGVSKGHKKNPNPGEHTVEILTELEYKSEEITNLLATKIVNQGIKRSML; this is encoded by the exons ATGCCATTGAAAGGTataaaagttttagaattagcTGGTCTTGCACCAGGCCCTTTTTGTGGAATGTTATTAGCTGATTTTGGTGCATCAGTGACTAGAGTAGATAAG ATTAATGGATCCTTTAATACCAATGATTCTCTTGGCCATGGAAAAAAATCGATTGCGTTAAATTTAAAAACTTCTCAGGGAGttgatatatttaaaaaattaagtaATCAGAGTGATGTACTCATTGATCCTTATAGACCTG GAGTAATGGAAAGGATGAAACTAGGACCAGAAGAACTTATGAAAACAAATAACAAATTGATATATGCCAGATTAACAGGATTTGGTCACAGTGGACCTTATGCTAATATGGCTGGACATGATATCAATTACGTGGCTGTATCTG GTTTATTATCATTATTTGGACGCCATGGTCAAAAACCAACACCACCAGTTAATATGATAGCTGATTTTGGTGGTGGTGGGCTAATGTGTGCTTTTGGTATAATATTAGCATTGTTTGAACGTAATAAAAGTAATATTGGCCAAATAATTGACGCATCAATGGTAGAAGGATCAGCATACTTAGGTAGTTGGTTATTTAGATCTCAAAATGTACCTGGACTATGGGGAAATCCACGTGGTAAAAATAT CCTAGATTCTGGAACACATTTTTATGATACATATGAAACAAAGGATAAACAATACATATGTGTGGGAGCGCTTGAACCTGAATTTTATAAGATACTTTTGGAGAAACTTGATATTTCATCCGTTGAAGTGCCGCAATTCGGTGAATTTGAAAAGAATCGtaaaaaattagaagaaatatTCAAACAAAAAACTCAAGCAGAATGGTGTGCCATATTTGATGGTACAGATGCTTGTGTAACACCAGTTTTAAATTTAAAAGACGTTTCGTTACACGCACATAATAAAGAGAGAAATACATTTACAACTGAAAGTGGCGGCTTAGTAACTCCAAATCCTGCTCCTCGTCTATCTCGTACTCCTGGAGTGTCGAAAGGACATAAAAAAAATCCAAATCCAGGTGAACATACTGTAGAAATTCTTACAGAACTGGAGTACAAATCTGAAGAAATTACTAATTTACTAGCAACTAAGATTGTTAATCAAGGAATAAAACGTTCCATGCTGTAa
- the Koko gene encoding cyclin Q: MNPTEPTSTETLSSKMKDVIDVLAMQREKRNTLQKSITIDYTKSSDSFTVSRFIFECGLKLEAHPLTIATAATLYHRFIKDGAPGGYDNYLIAATCLYLAGKVKDDNLKIRNVMNVSYSTLHRGSQPLELGDQYWSMRDAIVQAELLIMRMLKFQVTPVHPHKYMLHYLRSLQAWFGEEEWSKYPVAKTSMALLQDFHHSPAILDYPPNLIAIACINLSLQIYGVVVPLMDECDQQPWFNVFCKDLTRDKLWEIMEKVMAAYDEEPETRDN; this comes from the exons atgAATCCAACAGAGCCTACTAGTACCGAAACTTTAAG ttCTAAAATGAAGGATGTAATCGATGTATTGGCTATGCAACGAGAAAAAAGGAATACTTTGCAGAAAAGTATTACAATCGATTATACAAAGAGTAGCGATAGTTTCACAGTATCGAGATTTATATTTGAATGTG GTTTAAAGTTGGAAGCTCATCCGTTAACTATTGCCACAGCCGCAACTTTGTATCATAGGTTTATAAAAGATGGCGCGCCAGGAGGTTATGACAattat TTGATTGCAGCAACGTGTCTTTATTTAGCAGGGAAAGTGAAAGATGATAATTTGAAAATAAGAAACGTAATGAATGTATCCTACAGTACATTGCATAGAGGATCGCAACCGCTAGAATTAGGAGATCAATACTGGAGTATGAGAGATGCAATTGTCCAAGCAGAACTTTTAATTATGCGAATGCTGAAGTTTCAAGTGACTCCTGTACATCCACACAAG TACATGTTGCATTATTTACGATCATTACAAGCATGGTTTGGAGAGGAAGAGTGGTCCAAGTATCCTGTCGCAAAGACCAGTATGGCACTTTTACAAGATTTCCATCATTCTCCAGCTATACTTGATTATCCACCGAATTTAATAGCAATCGCTTGCATCAATCTGTCATTACAAATTTATGGTGTTGTAGTACCATTAATGGATGAATGCGATCAACAACCTTGGTTTAAC GTCTTTTGTAAAGATTTAACTAGAGATAAACTATGGGAAATAATGGAAAAAGTTATGGCAGCATATGACGAAGAACCAGAAACTAGAGATAACTGA
- the LOC143425839 gene encoding uncharacterized protein LOC143425839, translating into MTTMEQMDVSIPFVLKREQDEFDMGDTDDDNTSLEDINSLLSISIPSLSANKFHIPTDPNDEFLRLTTTVRAVYFSYLHKCLLTNYILCYKEKNDDIPCDQLKKCTNQLELLAVRSSLETTLYRQNMLKLISDVKLHTSEKKVYKKLVIFLETLQTKVDVGVQTINSWAELEKTDNIQSICITSNCEELSSTKETPQHKEEEEEEEEEEEEEEEEEGEEEEEEKEEEDVNDGNVDYDDVSSQLTVCNQTASPTVNSTSLNDIESNKPNNGSNEEANKMIIDEDTMKEDNNIFNCIQDKLGTEIANRSSVQNDDENSQDSLLQHMEDMFCDSDDSSDLMTLIEKHSGVTKANMDKEINALLPHASNGSINMLENKDSAKVTSIKSNNTKTSDTSTGKYSFSYYKEMKNREANKSLPVESEMIENKQKRRANSIWFVERVYQVSKLKAKMTELSLNNYRKHGRVKERFIELFGESDDEEMMPDSPICIEKHLTACKERIAPWIVKHLMPFYKKRRIKDRQLFKVVAKHIADMLIIENTFPEQNCVSKYIETYFKNKKFIKTKQDVYL; encoded by the exons ATGACAACAATGGAACAAATGGACGTATCTATACCGTTTGTGTTAAAACGAGAGCAAGACGAGTTTGACATGGGCGATACAGACGATGATAACACTAGTCTCGAGGATATTAACAGTCTCCTGTCAATATCAATACCTTCACTTTCAGCAAACAAATTTCATATCCCTACTGATCCAAATGATGAGTTTCTTCGACTAACTACCACG GTTCGTGCTGTATATTTCTCATATCTTCACAAATGTTTACTCACCAATTACATTCTTTGCTACAAAGAGAAAAACGATGATATACCGTGTGATCAATTAAAGAAGTGTACAAATCAATTGGAATTGCTTGCAGTTCGATCATCTTTAGAAACCACTTTATACAGGCAAAACATGTTGAAATTG ATTTCAGATGTGAAGTTACATACATCGGAGAAAAAAGTCTATAAGAAGTTGGTAATATTTTTAGAAACCTTGCAGACTAAAGTAGATGTCGGTGTTCAAACGATTAATTCATGGGCTGAATTAGAAAAAACAGATAACATTCAAAGTATTTGTATCACGTCTAATTGTGAAGAATTATCATCTACAAAAGAAACACCACAGCataaagaggaggaagaagaagaagaagaagaagaagaagaagaagaagaagaagaaggagaagaagaagaagaagaaaaagaagaagaggatgTAAATGATGGAAATGTGGATTACGATGATGTATCCTCGCAATTAACTGTTTGTAATCAAACAGCATCACCTACTGTAAATTCAACTAGTCTTAATGATATAGAAAGCAACAAACCCAACAATGGGTCAAACGAAGAGGCAAATAAAATGATAATTGATGAAGATACAATGAAGGAAGATAACAATATTTTCAATTGTATACAAGATAAATTAGGTACTGAAATCGCGAATCGATCTTCCGTTCAAAATGATGACGAGAATTCACAGGATTCGCTTCTGCAACACATGGAGGATATGTTTTGCGACAGCGATGATAGTAGCGATCTTATGACACTAATCGAGAAACATTCTGGTGTTACTAAAGCAAATATGGATAAAGAGATCAATGCTCTTCTGCCACATGCTTCTAATGGTTCTATTAATATGCTTGAAAATAAGGACAGTGCAAAAGTCACTTCTATTAAAAGCAATAACACAAAAACATCAGACACGAGTACAGGAAAATATAGTTTTAGTTACTATAAAGAGATGAAGAACAGAGAAGCTAATAAATCATTACCAGTAGAATCTGAAATGATAGAAAACAAACAGAAACGTCGAGCGAATAGTATTTGGTTCGTTGAACGTGTATATCAGGTATCGAAATTAAAGGCAAAGATGACAGAATTATCTTTAAATAATTATAGAAAACATGGAAGAGTTAAAGAAAGATTCATCGAATTATTCGGGGAATCTGATGACGAAGAAATGATGCCAGATTCACCAATTTGTATAGAGAAACATTTAACCGCGTGCAAAGAAAGAATAGCACCATGGATTGTGAAGCATCTAATGCCATTCTACAAGAAACGAAGAATTAAAGACAGACAACTTTTTAAAGTAGTTGCAAAGCACATAGCCGATATGCTTATTATCGAAAATACATTTCCCG AACAAAACTGTGTGAGCAAATATATAGAAACATACTTTAAGaataaaaaattcattaaaaCTAAACAAGATGTGTATTTATAA
- the Snx3 gene encoding sorting nexin 3 → MADTTVDATRRLNVKKQTLDDAYAAPANFLEIDVVNPITHGVGKKRYTDYEVRMRTNLPVFKVKDSTVRRRYSDFEWLRTELERDSKIVVPPLPGKAWKRQMPFRGDDGIFEEDFIEDRRKGLEAFVNKIAGHPLAQNERCLHMFLQEPVIDKNYVPGKIRNT, encoded by the exons ATGGCGGATACGACAGTAGATGCAACGCGCCGTTTAAATGTTAAAAAACAAACCCTGGATGACGCTTATGCAGCGCCTGCAAATTTTCTCGAAATTGACGTGGTTAATCCAATCACACACGGCGTCGGCAAGAAACGGTACACCGATTATGAAGTTCGTATGAGG ACAAATCTTCCGGTTTTTAAAGTAAAAGATTCCACAGTAAGAAGAAGATACAGTGATTTCGAATGGCTAAGAACTGAATTAGAAAGGGATAGCAAG ATAGTAGTACCTCCGTTACCAGGAAAGGCTTGGAAACGTCAGATGCCTTTTCGTGGAGATGATGGTATTTTTGAGGAAGACTTCATTGAAGATAGAAGAAAAGGTTTAGAAGCTTTTGTTAACAA AATAGCAGGACATCCATTAGCACAGAATGAACGATGTTTACATATGTTTCTGCAAGAACCTGTAATAGACAAGAACTACGTACCTGGCAAAATACGTAATACATAA